A single genomic interval of Eriocheir sinensis breed Jianghai 21 chromosome 33, ASM2467909v1, whole genome shotgun sequence harbors:
- the LOC127006635 gene encoding toll-like receptor Tollo, whose translation MRELWGWSLAALLWVVAASVGPDYHSHHDDCQATSLPGTDLAALLCRLRTINSELDATNFTVIPRRNTAKLRIECSDVLFFQSSLQNKSFVRLRELQELDIEYCKIGEVPREAFLGLTNLRNLTLRTYNTDWSAMSLKIASDAFREQRNLERLDLGDNNIWTLPPRLLCHLGNLKLLNLSKNKLQDVTVLSFSQAEHICAPGLRYLDLSYNHLVSVPAFAFAALKNLQSLNVSLNGISKLEDKALFGMYSLEVLDLSGNLLTALPPELFQENKRLTKLYIRNNSVSVLAPGLFTGLSLLLELELTDNQLTNTWVNSETFTDLLRLASLDLSNNKITRLDPSTFRDLTNLQVLRLQQNMIETVSDNTFSGLFRLHTLVLSENRIKELSDKTLAGLRGLQVLKLDHNEVFSVDSLALTNSTELQELQLSNNYLQDVPKLVQSLTSLRTLDLSGNHVSVLTNSSFTDLSNLSALRLAANVVEVVGKTVFRALPALQVLDLSTNKIKTIENGAFDNNKHLEAVSLDNNVLTSVQGLFSELPKLEWLNLSKNHLEMFDYAFIPRGLMYLDLRSNFINELGNYFEIESQLSLKIIDASFNKLSDISASSVPDSVEILFLNNNLISRVQPYAFFKKKNLTRVDLFANKIQNIDQNALRLSLMNPTRDPPEFYLGGNPFECDCTMEWLQAINSLEETRQHPAVVDLDTINCSLMNNKGVIPLLEAKKLQFLCEYESHCFALCHCCDFDACDCEMTCPSNCTCFHDESWAANIVDCSRAGYDAVPDRIPMDSSEVYLDGNELSSLSSHTFIGRKNLKVLYLNSSKVELIHNRTFNGLRLLEVLYLQNNFIKDLKGYEFEHLTLLRELHLNNNELSFVQNATFLSLVSLRVLRLDVNHLKTLPVTYFHRNHNLHSLYLGGNPWRCECGNAAEVQAWLEGAAVVLRDKEQVQCTLNKTVEVTMQLTSFNVSVCSNETETTTTIRHEAYLDYVFLPTVTLGAFAVLVTLTLIIFCNRNRMRVWVYAKYGVRLFYRSEYEGDTDKAFDAFVSYSSKDEVFVTQILAPELERGSPAYKLCLHYRDFPVGAYVTDTILSAVETSKRTILILSENFIKSEWRRFEFRSAHHEVLKDRRRRLIVILLGEVPRRDLDPDIRLYLKTNTYLKWGDNHFWEKLKFAMPDARRPTRSHQLHTLAAQPPPGPRPVPLHM comes from the coding sequence ATGCGAGAACTGTGGGGCTGGAGCCTGGCGGCGCTGCTGTGGGTGGTGGCGGCCAGCGTGGGGCCAGACTACCACAGCCACCACGACGACTGCCAGGCCACCTCGCTGCCGGGCACCGACCTGGCCGCCCTGCTGTGTCGTCTGCGGACCATCAACAGTGAACTGGACGCCACCAACTTCACTGTCATCCCGCGCCGGAACACCGCCAAGCTCAGGATCGAGTGTAGTGACGTGCTCTTCTTCCAAAGCTCGCTGCAGAACAAGAGCTTCGTCCGCCTGCGGGAGCTGCAGGAGCTCGACATCGAATACTGTAAAATCGGCGAAGTGCCGCGGGAGGCGTTTCTTGGCCTGACCAACCTGAGAAACCTAACGCTGCGCACCTACAACACTGACTGGTCTGCCATGTCCCTCAAGATCGCCAGCGACGCCTTCCGCGAGCAGAGGAACCTGGAGCGACTGGACCTCGGCGACAACAACATCTGGACGCTGCCGCCGCGGTTGCTGTGCCACCTGGGGAACCTCAAGCTGCTGAACCTGTCCAAGAACAAGCTGCAGGATGTGACTGTGCTCAGCTTCAGCCAAGCAGAGCATATATGTGCCCCGGGTCTTCGCTACCTCGACCTCTCCTACAACCACCTGGTGAGCGTCCCGGCCTTTGCTTTTGCGGCGCTCAAAAACCTCCAGTCGCTCAACGTGAGCCTGAACGGCATCAGCAAGTTGGAGGACAAGGCACTATTTGGCATGTACTCGCTCGAGGTGCTCGATCTGTCGGGGAACCTGCTGACGGCGCTGCCGCCCGAGCTCTTCCAGGAGAACAAGCGACTCACGAAGCTGTACATCAGAAACAACTCGGTGAGCGTTCTCGCGCCGGGGCTCTTCACGGGCCTCAGCCTCTTGCTGGAGCTGGAGCTGACCGACAATCAGCTCACCAACACCTGGGTCAACTCGGAGACCTTCACGGACCTACTGAGGCTAGCCAGCCTCGACCTGTCAAACAACAAAATCACCAGACTCGACCCCTCCACCTTCCGCGACCTAACCAACCTGCAGGTGCTGAGGCTGCAGCAGAACATGATCGAAACGGTGTCGGACAACACGTTCAGTGGACTGTTTCGGCTGCACACGTTGGTGCTGTCCGAGAACAGGATAAAAGAACTGAGCGACAAGACGCTGGCGGGGCTGCGTGGGCTGCAGGTGCTCAAGCTGGACCACAACGAAGTGTTTAGCGTTGACAGCCTGGCGCTCACGAACTCGACTGAGCTGCAGGAGCTGCAGCTCAGCAACAATTACCTGCAGGACGTGCCCAAGCTAGTGCAGAGCCTCACCTCCCTCAGGACGCTCGACCTCAGCGGCAACCATGTAAGTGTTCTCACTAACAGTTCCTTCACTGACCTCAGTAACCTGAGCGCCCTCAGGCTGGCGGCCaacgtggtggaggtggtgggcaaGACGGTGTTCCGTGCCCTGCCCGCCCTGCAGGTGCTCGACCTCTCCACCAACAAGATCAAAACCATCGAAAACGGCGCCTTCGACAACAACAAACACCTGGAGGCCGTGAGCCTCGACAACAACGTGCTCACCAGCGTGCAGGGCCTCTTCTCCGAGCTGCCCAAACTCGAGTGGCTCAACCTCTCCAAGAACCACCTCGAGATGTTCGACTACGCCTTCATCCCGCGCGGCCTCATGTACCTCGACCTTCGCTCAAACTTTATCAACGAACTCGGGAACTACTTCGAGATCGAGAGTCAGCTGAGCCTCAAGATTATCGACGCGAGCTTCAACAAGCTGTCTGACATTAGTGCCAGCTCGGTGCCGGACAGCGTCGAGATTCTCTTCCTCAATAACAACCTCATCTCGCGAGTGCAGCCTTATGCCTTCTTCAAGAAGAAAAATCTCACCCGCGTCGATCTCTTCGCCAACAAGATCCAAAACATCGACCAGAACGCCCTCAGGCTCTCCCTCATGAACCCGACGCGCGACCCGCCCGAGTTTTACCTGGGCGGAAACCCCTTCGAGTGTGACTGCACCATGGAGTGGTTGCAGGCCATCAACAGCCTCGAGGAGACACGTCAGCATCCCGCCGTGGTGGACCTTGACACCATCAACTGCAGCCTCATGAACAACAAGGGCGTCATCCCGCTGCTCGAAGCAAAGAAGCTCCAGTTCTTATGTGAGTACGAGTCGCATTGCTTCGCACTCTGCCACTGCTGCGACTTCGACGCCTGCGACTGCGAGATGACCTGCCCCTCCAACTGCACCTGCTTCCATGACGAGTCTTGGGCCGCCAATATCGTGGATTGTTCCCGCGCCGGATACGACGCCGTGCCTGACAGGATCCCGATGGACTCATCTGAAGTGTACCTGGACGGCAACGAGCTCTCGTCGCTCTCCAGCCACACCTTCATCGGCAGGAAGAACCTGAAGGTGTTGTACCTGAACAGCAGCAAGGTGGAGCTCATTCATAACAGAACTTTCAACGGCCTGCGGCTGCTGGAGGTGCTGTACCTGCAGAATAACTTCATCAAGGACCTCAAGGGCTATGAGTTCGAGCACCTGACGCTGCTGCGGGAGCTGCACCTCAACAACAACGAGCTGTCCTTCGTGCAAAACGCCACCTTCCTCAGCCTCGTCTCGCTCAGAGTCCTGCGCCTCGACGTCAACCACCTCAAGACTCTGCCCGTCACCTACTTCCACAGGAACCACAACCTCCACTCCCTCTACCTGGGCGGCAACCCGTGGCGCTGCGAGTGCGGCAATGCCGCGGAGGTGCAGGCGTGGCTGGAGGGCGCCGCCGTGGTGCTGCGGGACAAGGAGCAGGTGCAGTGTACCCTCAACAAGACGGTGGAGGTGACGATGCAACTCACGTCTTTCAACGTCTCTGTGTGCTCCAATGAGaccgagaccaccaccaccatccgccACGAGGCCTACCTGGACTACGTGTTCCTGCCCACCGTCACCCTCGGCGCCTTCGCCGTGCTGGTCACCCTCACTCTCATCATCTTCTGCAACAGGAATCGCATGCGGGTGTGGGTGTACGCCAAGTACGGCGTGCGGCTCTTCTACCGCAGCGAGTACGAGGGCGACACGGACAAAGCCTTCGATGCCTTCGTCAGCTACAGCTCCAAGGATGAGGTGTTCGTCACGCAGATCCTGGCGCCGGAGCTGGAGCGCGGCAGCCCCGCCTATAAGCTGTGTCTCCACTACCGAGACTTCCCCGTCGGTGCCTACGTCACCGATACCATCCTCAGCGCCGTGGAAACAAGCAAGCGCACGATACTCATCCTCTCCGAAAACTTCATCAAGTCGGAGTGGCGGCGCTTCGAGTTCCGCTCAGCCCACCACGAGGTGCTGAAGGACCGGCGGCGGCGGCTCATCGTCATCCTGCTGGGGGAGGTGCCGCGGCGGGACCTCGACCCCGACATCCGCCTCTACCTGAAGACTAACACGTATCTCAAGTGGGGCGACAACCACTTCTGGGAGAAGTTGAAATTCGCCATGCCCGACGCCCGCCGCCCGACCCGCAGCCACCAGCTCCATACCCTCGCCGCCCAGCCGCCGCCCGGCCCCCGCCCCGTGCCCCTTCACATGTAG